One segment of Metallosphaera cuprina Ar-4 DNA contains the following:
- a CDS encoding sulfide-dependent adenosine diphosphate thiazole synthase, whose product MNVKQVDETKITRYILRATFEDWMDFSVNDVVIVGAGPSGLSAAYYLAKSGLKTTVFERRLSFGGGIGGGAMLFHKIIIESPADEILRGIGVRLHKFEEGVYAVDSAELMAKLATAAIDAGAKIIHGVTVDDVIFRENPLRVTGVAVEWTATQMAALHVDPLFISARAVVDATGHDAEVISVASRKLPELGIAIPGEKSAYSEIAEQLTVEQTGEVAPGLYATGMAVTEIKALPRMGPIFGAMILSGKRVAEDIIAKLNVKIHNT is encoded by the coding sequence ATGAACGTAAAACAGGTAGATGAGACGAAAATAACAAGGTATATCCTCAGAGCAACGTTCGAAGATTGGATGGACTTTTCAGTAAATGACGTTGTGATTGTGGGCGCAGGTCCTTCTGGTCTCTCTGCAGCCTACTACCTTGCTAAGTCTGGTCTTAAAACCACTGTGTTTGAAAGAAGACTTAGTTTTGGAGGAGGTATAGGTGGAGGCGCTATGCTGTTCCATAAGATAATCATTGAGAGTCCTGCAGATGAGATCCTAAGGGGGATAGGAGTTAGGCTTCATAAGTTTGAGGAAGGGGTTTACGCTGTAGATAGCGCTGAGTTGATGGCAAAATTGGCTACTGCAGCCATAGATGCTGGAGCGAAGATAATCCACGGAGTCACTGTGGACGATGTTATTTTTAGGGAGAATCCGCTACGTGTAACAGGCGTAGCAGTAGAATGGACAGCAACTCAGATGGCTGCTTTACATGTAGATCCGCTTTTTATATCGGCTAGAGCTGTTGTGGACGCTACAGGACACGACGCTGAAGTAATTTCAGTAGCCTCAAGGAAATTACCGGAATTAGGGATAGCTATTCCGGGAGAAAAGTCGGCCTACAGTGAAATAGCTGAACAACTTACAGTGGAACAAACAGGAGAAGTTGCTCCTGGATTGTATGCTACAGGTATGGCGGTTACTGAGATCAAAGCGTTACCGAGAATGGGACCTATATTTGGTGCAATGATACTCTCAGGTAAAAGGGTTGCGGAAGATATAATAGCCAAGCTTAACGTAAAAATCCACAACACTTAA
- a CDS encoding 30S ribosomal protein S24e: MSQSQQIKVSEKAEALVESIADNKVIGRREIRLKIYHIGSPTPSRADLKNAISNFMGARDELVVVREINTGYGAGISEARVHVYESKETLEEFEPSHLINRGTKANVQKGDSNG; the protein is encoded by the coding sequence ATGTCTCAATCGCAACAAATTAAGGTATCTGAAAAGGCCGAAGCGCTAGTTGAAAGTATAGCAGATAACAAGGTAATTGGCAGAAGAGAGATTAGATTAAAGATTTACCACATAGGGAGCCCTACCCCCTCAAGGGCCGATCTAAAAAACGCTATATCTAACTTCATGGGAGCAAGAGATGAGCTTGTTGTAGTTAGAGAAATTAACACTGGATACGGTGCTGGAATAAGTGAGGCTAGAGTTCATGTGTACGAGAGTAAGGAAACATTAGAGGAATTCGAGCCTTCACATCTAATAAATAGGGGCACAAAAGCTAACGTGCAGAAAGGTGATTCAAATGGCTAA
- a CDS encoding 30S ribosomal protein S27ae: MAKGSEKASSRLYYEITDNKIKLKNKKCPRCGSVMAHHMKPKERWACGKCEYTEFLAGKSRS, translated from the coding sequence ATGGCTAAAGGATCGGAAAAAGCCAGCAGTAGACTCTACTATGAGATAACTGATAACAAGATAAAGTTAAAAAACAAGAAATGTCCCCGTTGTGGGAGTGTAATGGCACACCACATGAAACCAAAAGAGAGATGGGCCTGCGGTAAATGTGAATATACAGAGTTCTTGGCAGGTAAATCAAGATCATGA
- a CDS encoding UbiX family flavin prenyltransferase: MDEGLAEKTGTDQIKGEVIVGITGASGIIYGISMVNSLNSLGFRPIVIISKGAVKVAREEQGIDLNQTVAGIARYVYNEKDIDAPPSSSSRLVKTLGMAIIPCSIRTLAQIASGISSNLITRTAINMLRLRRKLVLVIRETPLGTIELENALKVSRAGGIILPASPGFYTRPKTLDDLINFIVGKTLDALEIDHDIYKRWSK, translated from the coding sequence ATGGATGAAGGATTGGCTGAGAAAACAGGAACAGACCAGATCAAGGGGGAAGTTATAGTTGGTATAACAGGTGCTAGTGGGATCATATATGGTATCTCTATGGTAAACAGTCTTAACTCGCTAGGTTTTCGCCCAATCGTTATCATAAGCAAAGGCGCAGTGAAGGTAGCAAGGGAGGAACAGGGTATAGACTTAAACCAAACCGTAGCGGGAATAGCGAGATATGTATATAATGAGAAAGACATCGACGCTCCTCCTTCTAGCTCAAGCAGACTAGTAAAAACCCTCGGTATGGCGATAATTCCTTGTAGCATAAGAACTTTGGCTCAAATAGCTTCAGGGATATCCTCTAATTTGATTACTAGAACTGCAATAAATATGCTCAGATTAAGAAGAAAACTCGTCCTCGTGATTAGAGAGACTCCTCTAGGGACGATCGAGCTTGAAAACGCTCTCAAGGTTTCAAGAGCAGGAGGAATAATTCTACCAGCCTCTCCAGGTTTTTACACTAGGCCTAAAACTTTGGACGATTTGATTAACTTTATCGTAGGAAAAACTTTAGATGCCTTGGAAATAGATCATGATATCTATAAAAGATGGTCTAAATAA